One genomic region from Sulfuriflexus mobilis encodes:
- a CDS encoding metal-dependent hydrolase, whose translation MDLLTQGLLGAALAQSAAKPTETRLATGIGFAAGLLADADALIYSSTDSLLTIEYHRHFTHSVFFIPFGALIAALILWPLYRKHLGFRRLYLFSLLGYSLSGLIDACTSYGTYLLWPLLDERLAFHIIAIVDPIFTLALIIGVVMAWRRRSWRPARWALVVAGGYLLLATVQLQRAESAIESLAAMRGHTPARLIAKPSFGNIVLWRGIYEANGRFYVDAVHVGLQPRIYSGSSIDKYIPARDAHDLPSGSVLYRDILRFQEFSADYIALHPERPNVLADIRYSIQPDSLLPLWGIEMDLSRPQQHVRFRVYRSLNKKRRQRFFAMLMNENPGAEE comes from the coding sequence ATGGATCTACTGACTCAAGGGCTGCTGGGTGCGGCCCTGGCACAATCTGCCGCCAAACCCACGGAAACACGTCTGGCAACCGGTATCGGCTTTGCCGCCGGCTTACTGGCCGACGCCGATGCCCTGATCTATTCGTCAACGGATAGCCTGCTGACGATCGAGTATCACCGTCACTTTACCCATTCGGTATTTTTTATCCCCTTCGGTGCCTTGATCGCGGCCCTGATCTTATGGCCGTTGTACAGGAAGCACCTGGGTTTTCGACGCCTGTATCTGTTTTCCCTGCTTGGCTACAGCCTTAGCGGGTTGATTGACGCCTGCACCAGTTACGGTACCTATTTGCTTTGGCCCTTGTTAGATGAACGGCTGGCCTTTCACATCATCGCCATCGTTGACCCGATCTTTACCCTGGCGCTGATCATCGGTGTGGTCATGGCCTGGCGACGTCGTAGTTGGCGTCCCGCCCGCTGGGCCCTGGTTGTGGCGGGGGGGTATTTGCTGCTGGCGACTGTGCAATTGCAGCGGGCCGAATCGGCAATCGAGTCACTGGCCGCTATGCGTGGACACACCCCGGCACGGCTCATCGCCAAACCTAGTTTTGGTAATATCGTGCTCTGGCGCGGCATTTATGAAGCCAATGGACGGTTTTACGTCGATGCCGTGCATGTCGGTCTGCAGCCGCGGATCTATTCGGGGTCTTCAATAGACAAGTACATCCCCGCGCGCGATGCCCACGACCTGCCGTCAGGGTCGGTGTTATACCGGGATATCTTGCGCTTTCAGGAGTTCTCTGCCGATTATATCGCCCTGCACCCAGAACGGCCGAACGTGCTCGCCGATATCCGTTACTCTATCCAGCCGGATAGTCTGTTGCCCTTATGGGGCATAGAAATGGACCTGTCTCGACCGCAGCAGCATGTCCGTTTCCGTGTGTACCGTAGCCTGAATAAAAAACGACGGCAGCGGTTTTTTGCGATGCTGATGAATGAAAATCCTGGCGCTGAAGAATAA
- a CDS encoding ATP-binding protein — protein sequence MHVQPDKYRWYVGLALIVLGLLGNFSSYSLFFGVDFLFGSIAVLLAIRLLGTLAATLIAIIVGSYTIYLWGHPYALIIFTLEALVVAYLQGTRLRGLVLADIVYWAVCGAPLIWGFYNHFIGMDTTQAAFIMLKQPVNGVFNAIIATFILIFLGLDKRLPRLLGIDLPRISSRELLFTLIISGVFISSLAIVVYQSRVELVALETHLTEKLQLRGAIVRDYVRVQGIPDTAETLKRISGSTEQDGAEICLVTRQREVVLNTEGDRPPHDFFSNGRNIKRSDQLYQWLPPRQGMAHMLWWRSSLYFIKVPVGQHGIGTVVVSAPAAPVIDALHALHTQTLLLMVTITVIAVIVSLIISYLFARPLISLSRLSQDLPEKILQQHTLDWPHSQVSEVAQLSNNIEYMANKLAANLRDLHQVQEDLEDRVRQRTLALQHLSAHNAALIDNAVEGIVTVDEHYTILTFNKTAEKLFGYCADEIIGKTLHNLLDNPDEEPLLPDIGTHPEQALNLNGRHRQGGLFRLELLRAPVPLEDKTVYACFLRDISERDKVEKLKNDFISTVSHELRTPLTAIMGSIKLLQGTKADKLDAESHNLIDIAVNNIDRLMRIVNDLLDVQKIITNEGMSFHLVSTEVMPLMERILKDNTAYAERYQVKMEITDRAEGCFILTDADRLAQAITNLLSNAAKFSAKNGVIRLAVRRQGDSVQITVSDEGEGIPEDFQEQIFGRFTQANSETTRVFGGTGLGLNITRSIVERLGGRIWFDSSSKGSHFHIELGLQT from the coding sequence ATGCACGTTCAACCCGATAAATACCGCTGGTACGTAGGCCTCGCACTCATCGTGCTGGGCTTGCTTGGCAATTTCAGTAGTTATTCACTGTTTTTCGGTGTGGATTTTCTCTTTGGCAGCATCGCTGTCTTGCTGGCCATTCGTTTACTCGGCACACTGGCTGCCACTCTCATCGCCATTATTGTCGGTAGCTACACCATATATCTATGGGGCCACCCTTATGCGTTGATCATCTTTACCCTCGAGGCCCTGGTCGTTGCTTACCTGCAGGGTACCCGCCTGCGCGGGCTGGTACTCGCCGATATCGTCTACTGGGCGGTATGCGGCGCGCCGTTAATCTGGGGCTTCTACAACCATTTTATCGGTATGGACACTACCCAGGCCGCCTTCATCATGCTCAAACAGCCGGTGAACGGGGTGTTTAATGCCATTATCGCGACGTTTATCCTGATCTTCCTCGGTCTCGATAAACGCCTGCCCCGGCTTCTGGGCATTGACCTGCCCCGTATTTCCAGTCGTGAACTCCTCTTCACGCTGATCATCTCCGGCGTGTTTATCTCCAGCCTCGCCATTGTTGTCTACCAAAGTCGTGTCGAACTGGTAGCACTGGAGACGCACCTGACTGAAAAACTGCAACTACGCGGCGCTATCGTCAGGGACTATGTTCGCGTACAAGGTATCCCCGATACCGCCGAGACCCTGAAACGCATTTCGGGCAGTACCGAACAGGATGGCGCCGAGATATGCCTGGTTACCCGCCAACGCGAGGTCGTCCTCAATACCGAGGGAGACCGGCCGCCACACGATTTTTTCAGTAACGGCCGTAACATCAAACGTTCCGATCAACTCTACCAGTGGCTGCCACCACGCCAGGGCATGGCACACATGCTCTGGTGGCGATCATCGCTGTATTTCATCAAGGTGCCTGTGGGGCAACATGGGATCGGCACAGTTGTTGTCAGCGCCCCGGCGGCACCGGTCATTGATGCACTACATGCCCTGCACACACAAACCCTGCTGTTGATGGTCACTATTACCGTGATTGCCGTCATCGTCTCGCTGATTATCAGTTATCTCTTTGCCCGACCCCTGATCAGCCTTTCCCGGCTCAGCCAGGACCTGCCGGAAAAGATTCTCCAGCAACATACACTGGACTGGCCACATAGTCAGGTCAGCGAAGTGGCGCAACTCAGCAATAATATCGAATATATGGCCAATAAACTGGCTGCTAATTTGCGCGATCTGCACCAGGTCCAGGAGGACCTTGAAGACCGCGTGCGGCAACGAACCCTGGCGCTGCAACACCTCTCCGCGCACAACGCCGCCCTCATTGATAATGCCGTCGAAGGCATTGTGACCGTCGATGAACACTACACCATACTGACCTTCAACAAGACTGCCGAAAAACTCTTTGGATATTGCGCCGATGAGATTATCGGCAAGACCCTGCACAACCTGCTGGATAACCCTGATGAAGAACCCTTACTACCCGACATCGGCACTCACCCGGAACAGGCACTTAACCTGAATGGTCGGCACAGACAAGGTGGCCTGTTCAGGCTCGAGTTGCTACGGGCACCCGTGCCGCTTGAAGACAAGACGGTTTATGCCTGTTTCCTGCGTGACATCAGTGAACGCGACAAGGTCGAGAAACTCAAGAACGACTTTATCTCCACGGTCAGTCATGAACTGCGAACACCGCTAACCGCCATCATGGGCTCGATTAAACTCCTTCAGGGCACCAAGGCCGACAAACTCGACGCCGAGTCCCACAACCTTATTGATATTGCTGTTAACAACATCGATCGCCTGATGCGCATTGTCAATGACTTGCTGGACGTGCAAAAAATCATCACCAACGAAGGCATGTCTTTTCACCTCGTCTCCACCGAGGTCATGCCCCTGATGGAACGTATTCTCAAAGACAATACTGCCTATGCCGAACGCTACCAGGTGAAAATGGAAATCACTGACCGGGCGGAGGGTTGTTTTATCCTCACCGATGCCGACCGCCTGGCACAGGCCATTACCAACCTGCTCTCCAACGCCGCAAAATTCTCAGCAAAAAATGGGGTGATTCGTCTCGCCGTGCGACGGCAAGGTGATTCTGTTCAGATCACGGTCTCCGACGAGGGCGAGGGTATTCCGGAAGACTTTCAAGAGCAGATATTTGGGCGCTTCACCCAGGCCAACTCCGAGACAACCCGGGTATTCGGCGGCACCGGCCTAGGTTTGAATATTACCCGGAGTATCGTCGAGCGTCTCGGCGGGCGTATCTGGTTTGACTCCTCCAGCAAGGGTAGCCACTTCCACATCGAACTCGGCCTGCAGACATAA